In Verrucomicrobiota bacterium, a single genomic region encodes these proteins:
- a CDS encoding flagellin, whose product MVINTNISAQSSARLLAESSSMLSRSLARLSSGSKITSPEDDAAGLAVSTRFDAQINRTQAARNNIGNAISFSQTQDGFLQKVTKALDRMSELSILAQDVTKTDTDRSLYNAEFSTLSTYITNTASKDFNGVSLHTATALSVTTDGDTASGSANAYSMSGINLGAAAYTSATGASITTTSAASTALTAVKSAITQLATDRSTIGASISRLSYTNEQLGVLKDNLGAANSRRKDVDVADESTKFAKYNILVQAGTAMLAQANLTPQSALRLLG is encoded by the coding sequence ATGGTCATCAATACAAACATCTCGGCTCAAAGTAGCGCGCGCCTGTTGGCGGAATCCAGTTCCATGCTCTCACGGTCGCTCGCGCGTCTCTCCTCAGGCTCCAAAATCACATCGCCCGAGGACGACGCGGCAGGATTGGCCGTCTCTACGCGCTTTGACGCCCAGATCAACCGCACACAAGCGGCCCGCAACAACATCGGCAACGCGATCTCTTTCAGCCAAACCCAGGACGGGTTTCTGCAAAAAGTCACGAAGGCCCTTGATCGCATGAGCGAACTCTCGATCCTCGCCCAGGACGTCACCAAGACGGACACCGATCGATCGCTCTACAACGCGGAGTTCTCGACGCTGTCCACATATATCACGAATACAGCTTCGAAGGACTTCAACGGCGTCAGCCTGCACACGGCGACCGCGCTCTCGGTCACGACCGACGGCGACACGGCCTCGGGCAGCGCCAACGCCTACTCCATGAGTGGGATTAACCTGGGCGCGGCCGCCTACACCAGCGCGACAGGCGCCAGCATCACCACCACCTCCGCAGCCTCCACCGCCTTGACCGCCGTGAAATCGGCGATCACGCAACTGGCCACAGACCGCTCCACCATCGGCGCGAGCATCTCGCGGCTCAGCTACACCAACGAACAACTCGGCGTCTTGAAGGACAATCTCGGGGCGGCCAACAGCCGCCGCAAGGACGTCGATGTCGCCGACGAAAGCACCAAGTTCGCGAAATACAACATCCTCGTCCAGGCAGGCACGGCGATGTTGGCCCAAGCGAACCTCACGCCTCAGTCGGCGCTTCGGCTCCTTGGCTAA